A region of Neovison vison isolate M4711 chromosome 7, ASM_NN_V1, whole genome shotgun sequence DNA encodes the following proteins:
- the LOC122912802 gene encoding transketolase-like, producing the protein MEGYHKPDQQKLQALKDTANRLRISSIQGTTAAGSGHPTSCCSAAEIMAVLFFHTMRYKPQDPRNPHNDRFVLSKGHAAPILYAVWAEAGFLPEEELLNLRKITSDLDGHPVPKQAFTDVATGSLGQGLGAACGMAYTGKYFDKASCRVYCLLGDGELSEGSVWEAMAFASIYKLDNLIAILDINRLGQSDPTPLQHQVDVYQKRCEAFGWHTVIVDGHSVEELCKAFGQAKHQPTAIIAKTFKGRGIPGIEDKDAWHGKPLPKNMADQIVQEIYNQIQSKKKILVNPPQEDAPSMSIANIRMPSPPSYKVGDKIATRKAYGQALAKLGRAHNRIIALDGDTKNSTFSDLFRKEHPDRFIECYIAEQNMVSVAVGCATRNRTVPFCSAFGAFFTRAFDQIRMAAISESNINFCGSHCGVSIEEDGPSQMALEDLAMFRSIPTATVFYPSDAVSTEKAVELAANTKGICFIRTSRPENTIIYNNNEDFQIQQAKVVLKSKDDQVTVIGAGVTLHEALAAADLLKKEKINIRILDPFTIKPLDRNLILESARATKGRILTVEDHYYEGGLGEAVCSALVGEPGITVTHLAVGEVPRSGKPAELLKMFGIDRDAITQAVRDLVAKA; encoded by the coding sequence ATGGAGGGCTACCACAAGCCTGACCAGCAGAAGCTGCAGGCCCTGAAGGACACGGCCAACCGCCTGCGCATCAGCTCCATCCAGGGAACCACGGCGGCCGGCTCAGGCCACCCCACGTCATGCTGCAGTGCCGCGGAGATCATGGCTGTCCTCTTTTTCCACACCATGCGCTATAAGCCCCAGGACCCCCGGAACCCTCACAATGACCGCTTTGTGCTCTCCAAGGGCCACGCGGCTCCCATCCTGTATGCCGTCTGGGCGGAGGCCGGCTTCCTGCCCGAGGAGGAGCTGCTGAACCTGAGGAAGATCACCTCTGACTTGGACGGGCACCCCGTCCCGAAACAAGCTTTCACTGATGTGGCCACTGGCTCCCTGGGCCAGGGCCTCGGGGCCGCTTGTGGGATGGCCTACACGGGCAAATACTTCGACAAAGCCAGCTGCCGCGTCTACTGCTTGCTGGGCGACGGGGAGCTGTCCGAGGGCTCTGTGTGGGAGGCCATGGCCTTCGCCAGCATCTACAAGCTGGACAACCTGATTGCCATTCTTGACATCAACCGCCTGGGCCAGAGCGACCCCACCCCCCTGCAGCACCAGGTGGACGTCTACCAGAAGCGATGCGAGGCCTTCGGCTGGCACACCGTCATCGTGGATGGACACAGCGTGGAGGAGCTGTGCAAGGCCTTTGGCCAGGCCAAGCACCAGCCCACGGCCATCATTGCCAAGACCTTCAAAGGCCGGGGGATCCCAGGGATAGAGGACAAGGACGCTTGGCATGGGAAGCCCCTCCCCAAAAACATGGCTGATCAGATTGTCCAGGAAATTTACAACCAGATCCAGAGCAAAAAGAAGATCCTCGTGAACCCCCCTCAAGAGGACGCCCCATCAATGAGCATCGCCAACATCCGCATGCCCAGCCCACCCAGCTACAAAGTTGGGGACAAGATAGCCACCCGCAAGGCCTACGGACAGGCCCTGGCCAAGCTGGGCCGTGCCCACAACCGCATCATCGCCCTGGATGGGGACACCAAGAATTCCACCTTCTCAGATCTCTTCAGAAAGGAGCACCCAGACCGCTTCATTGAGTGCTACATTGCGGAGCAGAACATGGTCAGCGTCGCCGTGGGCTGTGCCACCCGCAACAGGACGGTGCCCTTCTGCAGCGCCTTTGGGGCCTTCTTCACACGGGCCTTTGATCAGATCCGCATGGCGGCCATCTCGGAGAGCAACATCAACTTCTGTGGCTCCCACTGCGGCGTGTCCATCGAGGAAGACGGACCCTCTCAGATGGCTCTGGAAGATCTGGCCATGTTTCGGTCCATCCCCACCGCAACGGTCTTCTACCCCAGTGATGCGGTGTCTACAGAGAAGGCGGTGGAACTAGCAGCCAACACCAAGGGCATCTGTTTCATCCGGACCAGCCGCCCTGAAAACACCATTATCTATAACAACAACGAGGACTTCCAAATCCAACAAGCCAAGGTGGTCCTGAAGAGCAAGGACGACCAGGTGACTGTGATTGGGGCCGGAGTGACCCTGCACGAGGCCTTGGCTGCTGCTGACCTGCTGAAGAAAGAGAAGATCAACATTCGCATCTTAGACCCCTTCACCATCAAGCCTCTGGACAGGAATCTCATTCTTGAAAGCGCACGTGCTACCAAGGGCAGGATCCTCACTGTGGAGGACCATTATTACGAAGGCGGCCTAGGTGAGGCCGTGTGCTCTGCCTTGGTGGGCGAGCCTGGCATCACCGTCACCCACCTGGCCGTGGGCGAGGTGCCAAGAAGCGGGAAGCCGGCGGAGCTGCTGAAGATGTTTGGCATCGACAGGGACGCCATCACACAGGCTGTGAGGGACCTTGTCGCCAAGGCCTAG